From Candidatus Deferrimicrobiaceae bacterium, one genomic window encodes:
- a CDS encoding helix-turn-helix domain-containing protein — protein sequence MESLPNILKTRDLAYLLDMSPDAVNDLARKGVLKGYKSGNQWRFRRKDIERYLDREGKKPVPPG from the coding sequence TTGGAGAGCCTCCCCAACATCCTCAAGACGCGCGACTTGGCCTATCTTCTGGACATGAGCCCCGACGCGGTAAACGACCTCGCCCGCAAAGGTGTGCTCAAGGGATATAAAAGCGGCAACCAATGGCGTTTCCGTCGCAAGGATATCGAACGGTACCTCGACAGGGAAGGGAAAAAACCGGTGCCTCCGGGGTGA